In a single window of the Delftia tsuruhatensis genome:
- a CDS encoding DUF6616 family protein, producing MSHYLVELYSPNPAWLALPAAQRQHFLEGVASAMGGLAAMGVQVLALAETDGRLDHASPHRFLGIWRFPDTAARDALLAGIKASGWYGYFDHVNAASGAGGFESHLKALTEA from the coding sequence ATGTCCCACTATCTGGTCGAGCTCTATTCCCCCAACCCCGCCTGGCTGGCGCTGCCCGCCGCGCAGCGCCAGCATTTTCTGGAAGGGGTTGCCAGTGCCATGGGCGGGCTGGCTGCCATGGGCGTACAGGTGCTGGCCCTGGCCGAGACCGACGGCCGCCTGGACCACGCCAGCCCCCACCGCTTCCTGGGCATCTGGCGCTTTCCCGATACCGCTGCCCGCGATGCCTTGCTGGCAGGCATCAAGGCCAGCGGCTGGTACGGCTACTTCGACCATGTGAACGCGGCCAGCGGCGCGGGCGGCTTCGAGAGCCATCTGAAGGCGCTGACCGAAGCCTGA
- a CDS encoding DMT family transporter — MDWMVWGLLAGLVLGTYDFLTKLALAEKSVVEVVFWCCAIGALLWLPLLCLPARMAPALRDLGLAPGVLDGRQQMLLLPKSLMMVATWVLSYYAVKALPLSISAGVRASGPLWTALGAVLLLSEQLGWWQWLGLAVSMAAYYLFSLIGRREGIRFGSNLWVLCMLAATLLSSANALYDKHILATLRMDLAAVQAWSALQRAALALLLLPWVWRTLELRSLLGRNWPVPAIAFAYVLAEYLYLAAVQMDGAQIAVISVLRRANLIMVFALSALFFAEQHIRAKMVAIGGVLLGIALTMAR; from the coding sequence ATGGACTGGATGGTATGGGGGCTGCTGGCCGGCCTGGTGCTGGGGACTTATGACTTTCTGACCAAGCTGGCGCTGGCGGAGAAATCCGTGGTCGAGGTGGTGTTCTGGTGCTGTGCCATCGGGGCACTGCTGTGGCTGCCGCTGCTGTGCCTGCCGGCCCGCATGGCCCCCGCGCTGCGCGATCTGGGACTGGCGCCCGGCGTGCTGGACGGCCGCCAGCAGATGCTGCTGCTGCCCAAGTCGCTGATGATGGTGGCCACCTGGGTGCTTTCGTACTACGCGGTGAAGGCCTTGCCGCTGTCCATCTCGGCCGGAGTGCGTGCCAGCGGACCGCTATGGACGGCGCTGGGCGCGGTGCTGCTGCTGTCCGAGCAACTGGGCTGGTGGCAGTGGCTGGGGCTGGCCGTCTCCATGGCGGCGTACTACCTGTTTTCGCTGATCGGGCGCAGGGAGGGCATACGCTTCGGCAGCAACCTCTGGGTGCTGTGCATGCTGGCGGCCACGTTGCTGTCGTCGGCCAATGCCCTGTATGACAAGCACATCCTGGCCACGCTGCGCATGGACCTGGCAGCCGTCCAGGCCTGGTCGGCGCTGCAGCGCGCGGCACTGGCCCTGCTGCTCCTGCCCTGGGTCTGGCGCACGCTGGAGCTGCGCAGCCTGCTGGGCCGCAACTGGCCGGTGCCCGCCATCGCCTTCGCCTATGTGCTGGCCGAATACCTCTATCTGGCCGCCGTGCAGATGGATGGCGCCCAGATCGCCGTGATCTCGGTGCTCAGGCGCGCCAACCTGATCATGGTGTTCGCGCTGTCGGCGCTGTTCTTCGCGGAGCAGCACATCCGCGCGAAGATGGTCGCCATCGGCGGCGTGCTGCTGGGCATCGCGCTGACCATGGCGCGGTAG
- a CDS encoding MFS transporter: MSCTEYGRHRAASFALLLPLLLAAQSVATDGYLPALPEIARDLGSASSSLAVFMLAFGVAQLVCGPLADRFGRRPVLLAGLACYTVAAAGCALAGSADALVAWRAVQGAAMAAILVCARAAVRDLYPVHEGPHIMARGLMGLGLVALVAPIAGAWGVQATGWRWVLVAMGVYSLALLALCWRTFSETRQVLGAASVLAPVSTGGVRQVFANPGFRAWTALAATTYGGIFCFLLLSPMVYVDLFGLSPVLYGWIPAGGSLVYILSITWCRRLLSRRGPVGTVQLGAAFSLLGACIQVTGCMLAPASPVPLLIGHAVYALGHGLHQPCGQAGAVGGLPPQLAGRAVSCSGFVIMCVAFCAGQLAAHFVDPTMRHGAWPMVLPMALAGVVLVLIAFVWLPWLYRVRAAPRVQPRS; the protein is encoded by the coding sequence ATGAGCTGCACCGAGTACGGTCGGCACCGCGCCGCCTCCTTCGCCCTGCTGCTGCCGTTGCTGCTGGCCGCGCAGTCGGTCGCCACCGACGGCTATCTGCCGGCCTTGCCCGAGATCGCCCGCGACCTGGGCTCGGCCAGCAGCAGCCTGGCCGTGTTCATGCTGGCCTTCGGCGTCGCCCAACTGGTGTGCGGGCCGCTGGCCGACCGCTTCGGGCGCCGGCCCGTGCTGCTGGCCGGTCTGGCCTGCTATACGGTGGCGGCCGCCGGCTGCGCGCTGGCGGGCAGCGCGGACGCACTGGTGGCCTGGCGCGCCGTGCAGGGCGCGGCCATGGCGGCCATCCTGGTGTGCGCACGGGCGGCGGTTCGCGACCTGTATCCGGTCCATGAAGGGCCGCACATCATGGCCCGAGGCCTGATGGGCCTGGGGCTGGTGGCCCTGGTGGCGCCGATTGCCGGTGCATGGGGAGTCCAGGCCACCGGCTGGCGCTGGGTGCTGGTGGCGATGGGCGTCTACTCGCTCGCGTTGCTGGCGCTGTGCTGGCGCACTTTCAGCGAGACGCGGCAAGTCCTGGGGGCTGCCTCGGTCCTGGCACCCGTATCCACTGGCGGTGTGCGCCAGGTGTTCGCCAACCCCGGCTTTCGCGCCTGGACGGCGCTGGCCGCGACGACCTACGGCGGCATCTTCTGCTTTTTGCTGCTGTCGCCGATGGTGTACGTCGACCTGTTTGGCCTGTCGCCCGTGCTCTACGGCTGGATTCCAGCGGGCGGCTCGCTGGTCTACATCCTCAGCATCACATGGTGCCGGCGTTTGCTGTCGCGGCGCGGGCCGGTGGGCACGGTGCAGTTGGGTGCTGCCTTCAGTCTGCTGGGGGCGTGCATCCAGGTCACCGGCTGCATGCTGGCGCCGGCCTCGCCCGTTCCATTGCTGATAGGGCACGCGGTGTATGCGCTGGGCCATGGCCTGCACCAGCCTTGCGGCCAGGCGGGCGCGGTGGGTGGCCTGCCGCCGCAGCTGGCCGGGCGGGCCGTGTCGTGTTCGGGCTTCGTGATCATGTGCGTGGCCTTCTGCGCCGGCCAGTTGGCGGCGCACTTTGTCGATCCGACGATGCGCCACGGCGCCTGGCCGATGGTGTTGCCCATGGCGCTGGCGGGCGTTGTGCTGGTCTTGATCGCCTTCGTCTGGCTGCCGTGGCTGTACCGGGTGCGGGCGGCGCCAAGGGTTCAGCCCCGGTCATGA
- a CDS encoding LysR substrate-binding domain-containing protein, which produces MRNIPPVHLLAAFDAVARHQSFNQAAEDLHLSHSAVSHRIRELERLVGATLFHRSTRAVALSPQGTWLHQQIRAPLEALEAAFGRFTHERDVVRISALPSFARLRLVPALTAFHHSHPAVSVAIDPTTRNVQLEQGEADIAIRFAHQAPQAFHCEHLLDDEWFAVAAPRYLEPFDGLGLAALFGRASLLSHSRQPWDPWLQAAGLRIPATRRQLSYTDTGLMLDAALNLQGIALGRRSLVQRLLAEGSLVRVSDIAIPCEQRYFLLASERAMLSRHGPMVMDWIRALAAQPP; this is translated from the coding sequence ATGCGCAACATTCCACCCGTCCACCTGCTTGCCGCCTTCGACGCCGTGGCCCGCCACCAGAGCTTCAACCAGGCGGCCGAAGACCTGCACCTGTCGCACAGCGCGGTCAGCCACCGCATCCGCGAGCTGGAAAGGCTCGTGGGCGCCACCTTGTTCCACCGCAGCACGCGCGCGGTGGCGCTGAGCCCGCAAGGCACCTGGCTGCACCAGCAGATCCGCGCCCCGCTGGAGGCCCTGGAGGCGGCCTTCGGCCGATTCACGCATGAGCGCGACGTGGTGCGCATCAGCGCCCTGCCCTCGTTCGCGCGCCTGCGCCTGGTGCCGGCGCTCACGGCCTTTCACCACAGCCACCCGGCCGTGTCCGTCGCCATCGATCCGACCACGCGCAACGTCCAGCTCGAACAGGGCGAGGCCGACATCGCCATCCGCTTCGCGCACCAAGCGCCCCAGGCCTTCCATTGCGAGCACCTGCTGGACGATGAGTGGTTCGCCGTGGCCGCACCACGCTATCTGGAGCCGTTCGACGGCCTGGGGCTGGCCGCCCTGTTCGGACGCGCCAGCCTGCTGTCGCACAGCCGCCAGCCCTGGGATCCCTGGCTGCAGGCGGCAGGCCTGCGCATCCCGGCGACGCGGCGCCAGCTGAGCTACACGGACACCGGCCTCATGCTGGACGCGGCCCTGAACCTGCAGGGCATCGCGCTGGGGCGCCGCTCCCTGGTCCAGCGCCTGCTGGCCGAGGGCAGTCTGGTGCGCGTCTCGGACATCGCCATCCCCTGCGAGCAGCGCTATTTCCTGCTGGCCTCCGAGCGCGCCATGCTCTCGCGCCATGGCCCCATGGTCATGGACTGGATACGCGCGTTGGCGGCGCAGCCACCGTGA
- a CDS encoding RraA family protein encodes MIGLQILKRQRAVSLDIARHYLDVPVANVSDCMARMTAGGARLRPMHGGGRMAGPALTIKTRPGDNLMLHKALQLASPGDVIVVDAGGDLTNALIGEIMVGDAMRRQLGGIVIHGAIRDAAWIRAGSFPVFAAGVTHRGPYKDGPGEINVPIAIDGMVIEPGDLMIGDDDGLLCVPYAQAQALLDAAHEKQAVEARMVADIAAGTYSAPWIDETLKRLGCPIEP; translated from the coding sequence ATGATCGGTCTTCAAATTCTGAAGCGGCAACGCGCTGTCAGCCTGGATATTGCCAGGCACTATCTCGACGTGCCTGTTGCCAACGTCAGCGACTGCATGGCTCGCATGACGGCTGGCGGCGCGCGGTTGCGCCCCATGCACGGCGGCGGGCGCATGGCCGGCCCCGCGTTGACCATCAAGACGCGCCCGGGCGACAACCTCATGCTCCACAAGGCACTTCAACTGGCCAGCCCAGGCGACGTGATCGTGGTGGATGCGGGTGGCGACCTCACCAATGCACTCATCGGAGAAATCATGGTCGGAGACGCCATGCGTCGCCAGCTGGGCGGCATCGTGATCCATGGCGCGATCCGGGACGCCGCATGGATTCGTGCAGGCAGCTTCCCCGTATTCGCAGCGGGCGTCACGCACCGCGGGCCCTACAAGGACGGCCCTGGCGAAATCAATGTGCCCATCGCCATCGATGGCATGGTGATCGAGCCCGGTGACCTCATGATCGGCGATGACGATGGCTTGCTGTGCGTACCGTATGCGCAGGCGCAGGCCTTGCTGGATGCCGCACACGAAAAGCAGGCCGTCGAGGCCAGGATGGTGGCCGACATCGCTGCCGGTACCTACAGCGCGCCATGGATCGACGAGACGCTCAAGCGTCTGGGGTGTCCGATTGAGCCGTAG
- a CDS encoding GntR family transcriptional regulator produces the protein MQNVKDKAYEVLRQRLIGGHYRPGEQLKEEPIARDLGLSRTPVRNALHRLVEDGLATDGAGQGIRVSEWSDWDVEETFQLRLLLEPYASFLAATRGGEGLADALEACNQRMEAGIAAGQDGIGEVQSANRDFHHALIEASGSPRLKTMLATMIDMPIIKRSFYIYTPEELVQSLHHHCDLVIAIRARDGELARQVMQLHLRMSYHRFMKHRGEYRADA, from the coding sequence GTGCAAAACGTGAAAGACAAGGCGTACGAGGTTCTGCGGCAGCGGCTCATCGGCGGCCACTACCGACCCGGCGAACAGCTCAAGGAGGAGCCCATTGCCCGCGACCTGGGACTGAGCCGAACACCGGTGCGCAATGCGCTGCACCGCTTGGTGGAAGATGGCCTGGCCACCGATGGCGCGGGCCAGGGTATCCGCGTGTCGGAGTGGAGCGACTGGGATGTGGAGGAAACCTTCCAGCTGCGCCTGCTGCTGGAGCCGTACGCCTCGTTCCTCGCGGCCACGCGCGGCGGCGAGGGGCTGGCCGATGCGCTGGAGGCCTGCAACCAGCGCATGGAGGCCGGCATTGCCGCTGGCCAAGACGGCATTGGCGAGGTGCAGTCCGCCAACCGGGATTTCCACCACGCGCTGATCGAGGCATCAGGCTCTCCGCGCCTCAAGACCATGCTGGCGACGATGATCGACATGCCGATCATCAAGCGGTCGTTCTACATCTACACGCCCGAGGAGCTGGTGCAAAGCCTGCACCACCACTGCGACCTGGTGATCGCCATCCGTGCCAGGGATGGGGAGCTGGCACGCCAGGTGATGCAGCTGCACCTGCGCATGTCCTACCACCGGTTCATGAAGCATCGAGGGGAATATCGCGCGGATGCTTGA
- a CDS encoding leucyl aminopeptidase family protein: MSTPATTFHSDSRSGAFAISPQSTTALYRVTPGTLAAVLEQLPAAQARWARAAGFDARPGRVLLLPDLQREGTALAGVLVGVDPDQPLWQLAGLPGALPSGIYALADRDGEGELAQRSHLLLGWALGALPSTSQARQPGAAPRPCPPQLLASADEQAAIAPMAAAIGEVRRLVNLPANLLGPQELALAVQRLAERHGARYRQWVGDALPAEGFALVHAVGRAAAQAPRVAELTWGDAALPHVVLIGKGVCFDSGGLDLKPAAGMRWMKKDMGGAAHAIALADLVMQAGLRVHLKLLVPAVENAVGAGALRPGDIIEAGDGRRVEMENTDAEGRLLLADALHHAIRTAPTPAALVVDLATLTGAARTALGPDLPALFSNHDGWAEALLAQGRAQADPLWRLPLWAPYRRMLRSDQADLLNAASTPHGGAITAALFLESFVPPEVPWLHLDLFAWNQEERPGRPEGGEAQGLRALFTLLAQRFPAR; encoded by the coding sequence ATGTCCACCCCCGCCACAACATTCCATTCCGATTCCCGCTCCGGCGCATTTGCCATCTCACCCCAATCCACCACGGCCTTGTACCGCGTCACACCGGGCACGCTGGCGGCCGTGCTGGAGCAACTGCCTGCGGCCCAGGCCCGCTGGGCCCGCGCCGCAGGCTTTGATGCACGGCCGGGCCGTGTTCTCTTGTTGCCTGATCTGCAGCGCGAGGGCACGGCCCTCGCCGGCGTGCTGGTGGGGGTGGACCCGGACCAGCCGCTGTGGCAATTGGCGGGCCTGCCCGGCGCGCTGCCGTCCGGCATCTATGCGCTTGCCGACAGGGATGGAGAGGGCGAGCTGGCCCAGAGGTCGCACCTGCTGCTGGGCTGGGCACTGGGTGCGTTGCCATCGACCAGCCAGGCCAGGCAGCCGGGCGCGGCCCCCCGCCCATGCCCCCCGCAGTTGCTGGCCAGCGCCGATGAGCAGGCCGCCATCGCGCCCATGGCCGCAGCCATCGGCGAAGTGCGCCGCCTGGTCAACCTGCCGGCCAACCTGCTGGGGCCGCAGGAGCTGGCCCTGGCCGTGCAACGGCTGGCCGAGCGCCATGGCGCGCGCTACCGGCAATGGGTGGGCGATGCCTTGCCCGCCGAGGGCTTTGCGCTGGTCCATGCCGTGGGCCGCGCGGCGGCGCAGGCACCGCGCGTTGCCGAACTGACCTGGGGCGATGCCGCGCTGCCCCATGTGGTACTCATCGGCAAGGGCGTGTGCTTTGACAGTGGCGGGCTGGACCTCAAGCCGGCGGCCGGAATGCGCTGGATGAAGAAGGACATGGGCGGGGCGGCCCATGCCATCGCACTGGCGGACCTGGTGATGCAGGCGGGCCTGCGCGTGCACCTGAAGCTGCTGGTGCCTGCGGTCGAGAACGCCGTGGGCGCGGGTGCGCTTCGGCCCGGCGACATCATCGAGGCGGGTGACGGCCGGCGCGTGGAGATGGAGAACACCGATGCCGAAGGCCGTCTTCTCCTGGCCGATGCCCTGCACCACGCCATCCGGACCGCGCCCACGCCTGCTGCCTTGGTGGTCGACCTGGCCACGCTCACGGGCGCCGCGCGCACGGCGCTGGGGCCGGACCTGCCCGCACTGTTCAGCAACCATGACGGCTGGGCCGAAGCCCTGCTGGCCCAGGGCCGAGCGCAGGCCGATCCGTTGTGGCGCCTGCCCCTGTGGGCGCCGTACCGCCGCATGCTCAGGTCCGACCAGGCCGATCTGCTCAACGCCGCCAGCACACCGCACGGCGGTGCCATCACGGCCGCGCTGTTCCTGGAAAGCTTCGTGCCGCCCGAGGTGCCCTGGCTGCATCTGGACCTGTTCGCCTGGAACCAGGAGGAGCGGCCCGGGCGGCCCGAGGGAGGCGAGGCGCAGGGCCTGCGCGCGTTGTTCACGCTGCTGGCGCAGCGCTTTCCCGCGCGCTGA
- a CDS encoding ABC transporter substrate-binding protein codes for MNQRSILPRTFSLRTLALVPALAAALLCAPPAQAETLRWARSTDASTLDPHALNNGPNHNLLHQIYEPLIIRTADGKLQPTLATSWALTADPSVWEFKLRKGVKFHDGSLFTADDVLFSLRRARSPTSDMRSLLTSITDVTKVDAFTVHIKTNGPNPLLPASLINIQILSAAWAKAHGAEQPQNALAKEENFATRNANGTGPYVIASREQDTRTVLRQFPGYWGRGQFPLEIDELVYLPIKSQSTRVAALLSGEVDFVQDLPIQDIARLSADPRFRINQAAENRTIFLGLNVGAAPLANSDVKDRNPLADLRVRQAFQLAIDRNAIQRAVMRGLSVPTNIIAPPFVHGYEKSFGAVGRTDPAQARKLLAEAGYPNGFALTLHCTNDRYLNDEAICQAVAGFLGRIGVKTTVSSRPLAIQTAAINNQETDFYLYGWGVPTYDSAYVFDYLVHTRGKNGRGNTNATRYSNAELDSKIVSLASEGDTRRRDATIHSIWSTVQKELIYLPLHDQIQTYAMVRKFDIPVNPSNTPYFKLFKQPGTRQATVAGAQ; via the coding sequence ATGAACCAACGATCCATCCTGCCTCGCACTTTCTCTCTTCGAACCCTGGCGCTGGTGCCCGCCCTGGCTGCAGCCCTGCTGTGCGCACCGCCCGCCCAGGCCGAGACCCTGCGCTGGGCGCGTTCCACCGATGCTTCCACGCTGGACCCGCACGCGCTGAACAACGGCCCCAACCACAACCTGCTGCACCAGATCTACGAGCCGTTGATCATCCGCACGGCCGATGGCAAGCTGCAGCCCACCCTGGCCACCTCCTGGGCGCTGACTGCCGACCCCTCGGTCTGGGAGTTCAAGCTGCGCAAGGGCGTGAAATTCCATGACGGGAGCCTGTTCACGGCCGACGACGTGCTGTTCTCGCTGCGCCGTGCGCGCTCGCCCACATCGGACATGCGCTCGCTTCTGACCTCGATCACCGACGTGACCAAAGTCGATGCCTTCACCGTGCACATCAAGACCAACGGGCCCAACCCGCTGCTGCCCGCCAGCCTCATCAACATCCAGATCCTGAGCGCCGCCTGGGCCAAGGCCCATGGTGCCGAGCAGCCACAGAATGCGCTGGCCAAGGAAGAGAACTTCGCCACGCGCAACGCCAACGGCACGGGTCCCTACGTCATCGCCTCGCGCGAACAGGACACGCGCACCGTGCTGCGGCAGTTCCCCGGCTACTGGGGCCGGGGCCAGTTTCCGCTGGAGATCGACGAGCTGGTCTACCTGCCCATCAAGTCCCAGTCCACGCGCGTGGCGGCCCTGCTGTCGGGCGAGGTGGACTTCGTGCAGGATCTGCCCATCCAGGACATCGCGCGGCTGAGTGCCGATCCGCGCTTTCGCATCAACCAGGCGGCCGAGAACCGCACCATCTTCCTGGGCCTGAACGTGGGGGCAGCGCCGCTGGCCAACTCCGATGTAAAGGACAGGAACCCGCTGGCGGACCTGCGCGTGCGCCAGGCCTTCCAGCTGGCCATCGACCGCAACGCCATCCAGCGCGCCGTGATGCGGGGCCTGTCCGTGCCCACCAACATCATTGCGCCGCCCTTCGTGCACGGCTACGAGAAATCCTTCGGCGCCGTGGGCCGCACGGACCCGGCCCAGGCCAGGAAGCTGCTGGCCGAGGCCGGCTACCCCAACGGCTTCGCCCTGACCCTGCACTGCACCAACGACCGCTACCTGAACGACGAGGCCATCTGCCAGGCCGTGGCGGGGTTCCTGGGCCGCATCGGCGTGAAGACCACCGTCTCCTCGCGGCCGCTGGCCATCCAGACGGCGGCGATCAACAACCAGGAGACCGATTTCTATCTCTATGGCTGGGGCGTTCCCACCTATGACTCGGCCTATGTCTTCGACTATCTGGTGCACACGCGCGGCAAGAACGGCCGGGGCAACACCAATGCCACGCGCTACAGCAATGCCGAGCTGGACAGCAAGATCGTCTCCCTGGCCTCCGAGGGCGACACGCGCAGGCGCGATGCCACCATCCACTCCATCTGGTCCACGGTGCAAAAGGAGTTGATCTACCTGCCCCTGCACGACCAGATCCAGACCTATGCCATGGTGCGCAAGTTCGACATCCCGGTGAATCCGTCGAACACGCCGTACTTCAAGCTGTTCAAGCAGCCGGGCACGCGCCAGGCGACGGTGGCCGGCGCGCAGTGA
- the aroQ gene encoding type II 3-dehydroquinate dehydratase, whose amino-acid sequence MKTILMLHGINHNMFGQRDPAQYGTVTLAEIDASLRSLGSQLACEVDSFQTNCEGAMCERIHQGFRDGVDGVLINAGAWTHYSYGIRDALAMLTVPVVEIHMSNIHARERFRHHSVFADIARGQICGFGVDSYLLGLRAVLSSAA is encoded by the coding sequence ATGAAAACCATCCTGATGCTGCACGGCATCAACCACAACATGTTCGGCCAGCGCGACCCCGCTCAATACGGCACGGTCACGCTGGCCGAGATCGACGCCTCGCTGCGCAGCCTTGGCAGCCAGCTGGCCTGCGAGGTGGACAGCTTCCAGACCAATTGCGAAGGCGCCATGTGCGAGCGCATCCACCAGGGCTTCAGGGACGGCGTCGATGGCGTGCTCATCAACGCCGGCGCCTGGACGCACTACAGCTACGGCATCCGCGACGCGCTGGCCATGCTCACCGTGCCCGTGGTGGAAATCCACATGAGCAACATCCATGCGCGCGAGAGATTCCGCCATCACTCGGTGTTCGCCGATATCGCCAGGGGCCAGATCTGCGGCTTTGGCGTGGACAGCTATCTGCTGGGATTGCGGGCGGTGCTGTCGTCCGCCGCATAA
- a CDS encoding Bug family tripartite tricarboxylate transporter substrate binding protein, whose translation MTTLTRRNLALGGLLALTSAIAAIAAMAPAHAQGSYPQRPIRFIVPFPAGGGTDNLTRLVGTKLTEAHGWPIVVENKPGAGGNLALDQVAKAPADGLTLVMAQTDNVVLNPLLYSKLTYNPDKDLRAVALVAAGPAVLVVNADSPYKSLDDIVQAAKKEPGRLSFATPGTGTISHLVSEAWQKSSNVKFTHVPFRGMAQAMPDLLGGRIDMYMGSIPTLLSHIQSGKVRAVGVTTASRSKLLPDVPTYTESGIKGVELASVWGVMAPAGTSDAIVRQLNEAINKVVNAPDTARKIADSGAELITGTPQDMARLYASDRARLAPIVKSSGTTLD comes from the coding sequence ATGACGACCCTGACCCGACGCAACCTGGCCCTCGGCGGCCTGCTGGCACTGACCTCCGCCATCGCCGCCATCGCCGCCATGGCCCCGGCCCATGCCCAGGGCTCCTATCCGCAGCGGCCCATCAGGTTCATCGTGCCCTTTCCGGCGGGTGGCGGCACCGACAACCTCACGCGCTTGGTCGGTACCAAGCTCACCGAGGCCCATGGGTGGCCCATCGTGGTGGAGAACAAGCCCGGTGCCGGTGGCAACCTGGCTCTGGACCAGGTGGCCAAGGCCCCCGCCGACGGCCTGACCCTGGTGATGGCGCAGACCGACAACGTGGTGCTCAACCCGCTGCTGTACTCCAAGCTCACCTACAACCCCGACAAGGACCTGCGCGCCGTGGCCCTGGTCGCAGCCGGCCCGGCCGTGCTCGTGGTGAATGCCGATTCGCCGTACAAGTCCCTGGACGACATCGTCCAGGCGGCGAAGAAAGAGCCCGGGCGCCTGAGCTTTGCCACGCCGGGGACCGGCACCATTTCGCACCTCGTCAGCGAGGCCTGGCAGAAAAGCTCGAATGTGAAGTTCACCCATGTGCCGTTTCGCGGCATGGCACAGGCCATGCCCGACCTGCTGGGCGGGCGCATCGACATGTACATGGGCTCCATCCCCACGCTGCTGTCGCACATCCAGTCGGGCAAGGTGCGCGCCGTTGGCGTGACCACCGCGAGCCGCTCCAAGCTGCTGCCCGACGTGCCGACCTACACCGAATCCGGCATCAAGGGCGTGGAGCTGGCCAGCGTGTGGGGCGTGATGGCCCCGGCAGGCACCTCCGACGCCATCGTCAGGCAGCTCAACGAAGCCATCAACAAGGTGGTGAACGCACCCGACACGGCCAGGAAGATCGCCGACTCCGGCGCCGAACTCATCACCGGCACCCCGCAGGACATGGCCAGGCTCTACGCCAGCGACCGCGCACGCCTGGCACCCATCGTCAAGAGCTCGGGCACCACGCTGGATTGA
- a CDS encoding NAD(P)-dependent oxidoreductase: MKIAILGGGMVGACYMQAFVEQGHSLVGLCDLQPNAAVADAVQAAGAQVHAAPGEWLAGADVVVSAVFGTVARSLFEACLPHLRDGVVYVDMTTADPQEMRECGELARRVAQGRAVHFVDVAITGAVNLGGRKTPLLVAGGKAGFVQELFLPLGGSVRVVGGQPGDAAALKLLRSIYTKGTEALAVECLVTAQQMGLREQLHAVLQDIDETPLRTLMESMVRTHIPHSARRRNEVAEARQQMALNGLAPIALPAVEALFAATARAQAARPFTGTSIDEAIDWLGSHVLASHA; encoded by the coding sequence ATGAAGATCGCAATACTGGGTGGAGGAATGGTCGGTGCCTGCTACATGCAGGCCTTTGTGGAGCAGGGGCACAGCCTGGTGGGCCTGTGCGACCTGCAGCCCAACGCTGCGGTGGCCGACGCAGTGCAGGCCGCTGGTGCGCAGGTGCATGCTGCGCCCGGCGAGTGGCTGGCCGGGGCCGACGTGGTGGTGAGCGCCGTGTTCGGCACCGTGGCGCGCAGCCTGTTCGAGGCCTGTCTGCCCCATCTGCGCGATGGCGTGGTGTATGTGGACATGACCACGGCCGACCCGCAGGAGATGCGCGAATGTGGCGAGCTGGCCCGGCGCGTCGCCCAGGGCCGGGCGGTGCACTTCGTGGACGTGGCCATCACCGGCGCGGTCAACCTGGGCGGCAGGAAGACGCCGCTGCTCGTGGCCGGTGGCAAGGCCGGTTTTGTACAGGAATTGTTCTTGCCTTTGGGTGGCTCCGTTCGCGTAGTAGGCGGACAGCCGGGCGATGCCGCCGCGCTCAAGCTCCTGCGCAGCATCTACACCAAGGGGACCGAGGCACTGGCCGTGGAGTGCCTGGTGACGGCCCAGCAGATGGGCCTGCGCGAGCAACTGCATGCCGTGCTGCAGGACATCGACGAGACACCGCTGCGCACGCTGATGGAGTCCATGGTGCGCACGCACATCCCGCACTCCGCGCGCCGCCGCAACGAGGTGGCCGAGGCCCGGCAGCAGATGGCCCTCAACGGCCTGGCGCCCATCGCCTTGCCCGCTGTCGAGGCGCTGTTCGCCGCCACGGCCCGGGCGCAAGCGGCCCGGCCGTTCACCGGCACCTCCATCGACGAGGCCATCGATTGGCTGGGCAGCCACGTGCTCGCCAGCCACGCCTGA